The genome window TCCAATATTCATTGGGGGGTTTTCtagaatacacacagtgtatccaagttgtCTGATCTCCCAGCTTTCGCCTGTGTATTCCAgggggaagtactggcgatattagaagtctgttgatggctggagcgagattcgagccccaagcgtaacatagtcattctaaccgacagccaagcggccatcaaggccttgtactcagtgacGTCATCTTccaggttggtggggcagtgcaaagacgcggtgaaccgtctgggcggcatgctcaaggtcactctcctctgggttcctgggcATATGAACATAAAGGAGAATGAGcgcgctgacggattggccaggcgaggctctgctcctggcagtccttcggcgaatacagtcggtgttccgctggcggttgtcggggccgagtctactcgcactaccgaAGGCCGAGGTTTACGAGCTGCgcaaagtcaaggagaatttggtcgGCTTATAACATaggccgatcacgagagctcttgtgccagacgcgtgcaaatgcattcaagattacggcggtcttcgtggggcactggcccataggggaccatgcgctaggctcggcataaactacaattcgcattgccgaagctgcggagaggaaagggaaaccctcatgcactttctctgcgattgcccagctctagttagagtcaggctgcggacactgggtaaaccattctttggggatatcggagagatttctagctgcagggtgggagagctgctttccatcGTAAATgctgcctccctgctctaatAACAGCACTCATGATCTTAGGAGTTCGTGGCATCAAAACCGCgcatcacagcgctaattgggctcctcacgcggccactgatacctacctacccattgaAATCGAGTCTGCTTGTTTTATAAGGAGCAGGATTGATCAGTTAATGCCGTTCCTCACTTCTGTATCGTGTTCTAGGCTTCCTCTGCTGTTTAAATTAAATGTTTAACCAGGCAATGCGCAAAAGCATCAAACCAAGGCAATTCCAAATGTAAACTACCAATACGAATTATTCAAAGAGCGGGAGTGAAAATGAATAACTTACTTCCAAGAAAGAAGGACGCACTTCGCTGATCGAAGATCATTCCAGGATACCTTCTTCATTCATCTTGAATATGTGAATAATGGAAACCACAACTGTCCCTGTGGCAGCACAACTTGTAACACTGCCAGGTTCAGTATTGCGCCGGGTCGTGGGGAGTTAAGAGGTTGATGGATGAGTGAAGGGTCAGAAGTTGATGATTACGGCCTCAATCGGGAATTTaatgaaattataaaattaaagtcgcttttatgtgaattttctGTGACTTAAAGAGTCCGGTTTATAATAAATCTGCAATGCGCAATGTGTCCTAACAAGTCTCAAGTTTTCGAAGGCGGCACAGTTAAGTGAAACTTCCGTGACAAGCGCGAAGGCGGGAAAGCCCCTGCCGAGACATTTCCGATAACCTAACCTAAAAGTGAGTTGACGTGACTCCGAAGTGCCACTTCTTGACTGGATTCCCGGCAAGATCACAGCGAGGACCACCGGTCCGATAAGTGGAATCAAACGAGGTAAGATCCGTTCAATTGGAAAGAAATGTTAAAAATCAGTACGAGATTTACACTTACAAGAAAATGCTGTCGAAGTTTCCGTCCTTCTCCACATAGTTGAGAATGTGATTGAACATGACTGTGCCGATGCCGAGCCGCCTGTAGGGGTACAGGCACCCCAGCGTCATGATGTACAGGCGGCGCTGGTTATCCGAATTGGCGATGCGGCAACAGACGGCTCCCACAACGATATCATTGTAATAAGCTAATTTCGCTAGCTCGCCCGCCTCCAGGACGTCGATGTAGAATTTGTCATTGTAAGTCACGGGGAATACGACCGTGTTCAGCTTTTTCAACTGCTTGATATTGTGGGGGGTTACATCGCCTAATTCTATGCTAGCCCTGCTGGAATACAGAAGTACCGGGAAATCACCACGTCAACGATTGGCCGCGAGCGACTATTTACCTTGTCATCTTTGCTATTTCCGGTATTTTGATTTAGTCCAGGACTGGGTCGAATTTTCAATATAATATTTTCGATATCCGAAATAACCTAAAATCACAGGAGACAAATTGACAGCACGTTCAAATGTCAGAAATTGAACGAAAAAAGAGAAATACGAAAACGAAGGCAAAGTTGCTGGCGAGCTGTGGACCTTTGATGGGGAAATTGGATATATTAAAGAGTGGGTCACACCGGTTGaattatttgcaaaatttttgttgtttactCAGAGCCAGTGATTCATTTGGccaatattaatatttttattaacagtTTTGCGTAATTCGTAGTTCACGTGAATGACTAAGTACGCATATTATCATTTTTTGCTTACGACGGGTAGAAATGTATGATCTGAGACTTTTACTCATCCTTTCCCAGTTGAGATGAGATtatagttttagtgggtgaatgTTCAGATTGCAACCAACCATGGCTGCAATTTGATTAGTATCGTTTGCATTCAGTTTTGGGATTGCCTCAGTTAAAGGATTGTTTTTACTTTCTTCGTGAATACCCCCTGACACATATTTGTCGTACAAGGACATGTACACCATACTTGGGGTTGTTCACCTGAGAGATTGTCAATTTACTTTTGCGAGTAGATTGCTTTTCCTGCGATTCTCTCGTTCACGCTCTAAGTCTCTTTTGAggaatttttattatatatgtagatatgttTATTTCGTCAACATACATACATCAGAAGAAGTAATAGGATCGTCTTTCGTCCTTGGCGACCTTCCTTGCATGCGACGGTGTTCGGAGTTTCACTGAAAATCGTGGAGGTCCGCACATAGTGCCTTCTGTTCCGCGCTTTTTTGGCGGCTAGTTCTATTTATTCAAAAGAAGATAAACAATATTATCGAAGGTTACAGCTATGCCCATTGTGACTGCGACGCCCGTCTTTTATCCGCTTGTTGTTGTCTGAGTTTTAGATAATAACTGATCAAGTATCGTTAACTATCAGAGAACGATAAATGTTCAACCTTATTCCCAAAGGTGGGAATAATCCAATAATCCTTTTGGGGCGCTACAACTTTTCTCTCGTTTCTAAGTGTCCTGTTTATCACCTCTCCCACCGACGGGGGATTATATCAAAATACCCGTCCTCCCTCTTTGAAGCGGCATAACTTTCTAAGTGAAGGTGATTGGCGCATT of Hermetia illucens chromosome 4, iHerIll2.2.curated.20191125, whole genome shotgun sequence contains these proteins:
- the LOC119654894 gene encoding probable N-acetyltransferase san isoform X2 encodes the protein MTRASIELGDVTPHNIKQLKKLNTVVFPVTYNDKFYIDVLEAGELAKLAYYNDIVVGAVCCRIANSDNQRRLYIMTLGCLYPYRRLGIGTVMFNHILNYVEKDGNFDSIFLHVQVNNNGAIAFYKKFGFEIVETKENYYKRIKPADAYVLEKTLRPKSECNNIDHNNGPVNSHDSDKSKAKS
- the LOC119654894 gene encoding probable N-acetyltransferase san isoform X1 — encoded protein: MTSRASIELGDVTPHNIKQLKKLNTVVFPVTYNDKFYIDVLEAGELAKLAYYNDIVVGAVCCRIANSDNQRRLYIMTLGCLYPYRRLGIGTVMFNHILNYVEKDGNFDSIFLHVQVNNNGAIAFYKKFGFEIVETKENYYKRIKPADAYVLEKTLRPKSECNNIDHNNGPVNSHDSDKSKAKS